From Halobacteriovorax sp. HLS, the proteins below share one genomic window:
- a CDS encoding BolA/IbaG family iron-sulfur metabolism protein gives MDFQLLVELIQSNIEDAKVQVTDLTGTKDHLGLLVVSDAFEGKMLIAQHQMIMDILKEKLKQEIHAVQIKTMTHAQANERGIEI, from the coding sequence ATGGATTTTCAATTACTAGTAGAGCTTATTCAATCAAATATTGAAGATGCTAAAGTTCAAGTAACTGACCTAACTGGAACAAAAGATCACCTGGGTCTCTTAGTTGTAAGTGACGCCTTTGAAGGTAAAATGCTTATAGCTCAACATCAAATGATAATGGATATTTTAAAAGAAAAGCTTAAACAAGAAATACATGCAGTACAAATAAAGACCATGACTCATGCTCAGGCCAATGAGCGTGGAATTGAAATATAA
- the grxD gene encoding Grx4 family monothiol glutaredoxin, which translates to MSDNNPFNILGSDKVPQEGGTQVQEENAQGQLNDRINALIKSSDIFVFMKGNASMPQCGFSANTVAILDSLNVKYNTFDILSDQDIRQGVKEFSNWPTYPQIYLKGQLLGGNDILTEMYHSGELATVLGA; encoded by the coding sequence ATGAGTGATAATAACCCATTCAATATTCTAGGTTCAGACAAAGTTCCTCAAGAAGGTGGAACACAGGTTCAAGAAGAAAATGCGCAAGGACAACTTAATGACAGAATTAATGCATTAATCAAATCTAGCGATATTTTCGTATTTATGAAAGGAAATGCTTCAATGCCACAATGTGGTTTTTCGGCAAACACTGTAGCAATACTAGATTCATTAAATGTTAAGTATAATACTTTTGATATTCTTTCTGATCAGGATATCAGACAAGGTGTTAAGGAATTTTCTAACTGGCCAACTTACCCACAGATTTACCTAAAAGGACAACTTCTTGGTGGGAATGATATTCTAACTGAAATGTATCACTCAGGTGAACTAGCTACAGTACTTGGGGCTTAA
- a CDS encoding YebC/PmpR family DNA-binding transcriptional regulator: MAGHSKWANIRHRKGAQDKKRGKIFTKLIKEITVAVKGSGPDPDANPRLRLALQNARGQNLPKDTIDRAIKKASGEGGEDYVESTFEGYGPDGSAVFIETATDNNTRTVSSVRAAFNKYNGSLGKDGCLQFIFDHKGVFLIEKEQIKMSEDDFMLEVIDGGAEDVDFDDEQYTVVTTAMEDFGSVSAKLAELEIEAQEAGLQRLPTTTKTLSAEDLVTFNKLIDVLEDNDDVQKVYHNIEIEDEEEN, encoded by the coding sequence ATGGCAGGTCATAGTAAATGGGCCAATATTAGACACCGTAAAGGTGCTCAAGACAAGAAACGCGGTAAGATCTTCACTAAACTTATAAAAGAAATTACAGTTGCAGTAAAAGGCTCTGGACCAGACCCTGATGCAAATCCAAGACTTAGGCTTGCTCTTCAAAATGCTCGCGGTCAAAACTTGCCAAAAGATACAATTGATCGGGCCATTAAGAAAGCGTCTGGAGAAGGTGGCGAGGATTATGTTGAATCAACTTTTGAAGGCTATGGCCCTGATGGTTCAGCCGTTTTTATAGAGACGGCCACTGATAATAATACGAGAACAGTCTCTTCAGTTAGGGCCGCTTTTAATAAGTATAATGGCTCCCTTGGAAAGGACGGTTGTCTGCAATTTATTTTTGACCATAAAGGTGTTTTTCTTATTGAGAAAGAACAAATTAAAATGAGTGAAGATGACTTTATGTTAGAAGTCATTGACGGTGGTGCAGAAGATGTTGACTTCGATGACGAGCAGTACACTGTTGTAACAACGGCAATGGAAGACTTTGGTTCTGTGTCAGCTAAGTTAGCTGAGCTTGAAATTGAGGCACAAGAGGCTGGATTACAGAGGCTTCCTACAACAACTAAAACACTTTCAGCTGAAGATCTCGTAACTTTTAATAAACTAATCGATGTTCTTGAAGATAATGATGACGTACAAAAGGTCTATCATAATATCGAAATAGAAGATGAAGAAGAAAATTAG
- a CDS encoding response regulator has translation MQERNNITVLIVDDEPDILELMEEEFIYYGYKTLTAECGNDAIELIRSKPIDIIVSDYKMPNGNGMAVLDAVQLIDMKDRPEFFFVSGQADISIQDALNAGAKKFFSKPFDLDDLINEIELDLNLSPRK, from the coding sequence ATGCAAGAACGAAATAATATCACAGTTTTAATAGTAGATGATGAGCCTGATATCCTAGAATTAATGGAAGAAGAGTTTATCTATTATGGTTATAAGACACTCACTGCAGAGTGTGGAAATGACGCAATTGAACTTATTCGTTCTAAGCCGATTGATATTATTGTTTCAGATTATAAAATGCCTAATGGCAACGGAATGGCCGTATTAGATGCCGTCCAATTGATTGATATGAAAGATCGTCCAGAATTCTTCTTTGTATCAGGTCAGGCAGATATCTCTATTCAAGATGCACTAAACGCTGGTGCTAAGAAATTCTTTTCTAAACCATTTGATCTTGATGATCTGATAAATGAAATTGAATTAGACCTTAATCTCTCTCCTAGAAAGTAA
- a CDS encoding CFI-box-CTERM domain-containing protein, with protein MFKTQKILALLILFLFATISFASTVRLSDTTTPLVNIANIYDVYNTIGGDGTSTSAPLKLYVPISGGTTQTDNHILGTSLPTAASSSPLNITINIVNSTGNTVYPTLYADDPSGTDYIYVGRSSVGCGGSSTCDGVVSSFSMSTICASALVDCTTLTSVKTTTLYLFLSESGIDTDLPDPTSGTDGIFIELKISGAVYTSAPSIQPVLTQATIGDKRLRYTYTVPSIQTYFRDVVAYDNTVTQSGSPKFSDLNSSKELLTTDDEIPVNTSGYFDLKNLTNERTYHTTIAVRDKFGFFTFFADTLEAQPLSIAEFLEKNQCYFISAGFMKQHYVLDYFRYIRDSYLMKYRVGRLLVDYYYATAPKYVPFILEHPVLQASIRLAAFFLYFILNYGVYLFAFILLVRFLKLSVSKSQIIK; from the coding sequence ATGTTTAAAACTCAAAAAATACTTGCTCTATTAATACTATTTCTTTTCGCTACTATCAGCTTTGCTAGTACTGTTAGATTATCTGACACCACGACACCTCTTGTTAATATTGCTAATATTTATGATGTTTACAATACGATAGGCGGCGATGGGACTAGTACCAGTGCTCCATTAAAGCTCTATGTACCTATCAGTGGGGGTACAACTCAAACAGATAATCATATTCTCGGAACTTCTTTACCGACAGCGGCTTCTAGCTCGCCGCTGAATATAACGATTAATATTGTTAACTCTACTGGCAATACCGTCTACCCAACTCTTTACGCTGATGACCCATCTGGGACAGATTATATTTATGTTGGAAGATCGAGTGTTGGCTGTGGCGGTTCGTCAACTTGTGATGGTGTGGTTTCGAGTTTTTCAATGAGTACGATTTGTGCTTCGGCCCTAGTTGATTGTACGACACTAACTTCAGTTAAAACTACGACTCTTTATCTCTTTTTATCTGAGTCTGGAATAGATACAGACCTTCCTGATCCTACATCTGGAACTGATGGTATCTTTATTGAATTGAAAATTAGTGGCGCGGTTTACACTTCTGCACCTTCTATCCAACCTGTGCTCACTCAAGCAACGATCGGGGATAAGAGACTTAGATATACTTATACAGTACCTTCAATACAGACCTATTTTAGAGATGTTGTAGCCTATGATAATACAGTTACTCAGTCTGGTTCGCCAAAATTCTCTGATTTAAATTCGTCCAAAGAGCTTTTGACAACTGATGATGAGATACCAGTGAATACGAGTGGCTACTTTGATTTAAAAAACCTAACAAACGAAAGGACTTATCATACTACAATTGCAGTAAGAGATAAGTTTGGATTTTTCACATTCTTTGCAGATACTTTAGAGGCCCAGCCTTTATCTATTGCTGAATTTTTGGAGAAGAACCAATGCTACTTTATTTCGGCCGGGTTCATGAAGCAGCACTATGTCTTAGATTACTTCCGCTATATCAGAGATAGCTACCTTATGAAATATAGAGTTGGCAGATTATTGGTTGATTACTACTATGCCACAGCTCCAAAATACGTCCCATTTATTCTAGAACATCCTGTCTTACAAGCATCCATACGCCTTGCGGCATTTTTTCTTTATTTTATCTTGAATTATGGCGTCTATCTTTTTGCTTTTATTCTTCTCGTAAGATTTCTTAAGTTAAGTGTTTCCAAAAGTCAGATAATTAAGTAA
- a CDS encoding rhodanese-like domain-containing protein encodes MKHYLILLTILCLTACIGPEEAKDKSLVVSSMADGVEKQFPQIKHLPIEEFLKLEKASYVLVDVRSPNELKTSTLPNSITKAEFEANIDQYKNKLVVSYCTIGYRSSKYAIHLQNKGFKAVNLKESILGWVMKGQKVYSKDIETNKVHVYSDAWNLLPKGYIGVYK; translated from the coding sequence ATGAAACATTATTTAATCCTGTTAACTATTCTTTGTTTAACTGCCTGCATTGGACCCGAAGAGGCGAAAGATAAGTCCTTGGTTGTCTCATCAATGGCCGATGGAGTTGAAAAGCAATTTCCACAAATTAAACACCTTCCAATTGAAGAGTTTTTAAAGCTAGAAAAAGCCAGTTATGTGCTAGTAGATGTTCGCTCCCCTAATGAGTTAAAAACAAGCACTCTACCAAACTCTATTACTAAGGCCGAGTTTGAAGCTAATATTGACCAATATAAGAATAAATTAGTCGTGAGCTATTGCACCATTGGTTACAGAAGTTCAAAGTATGCTATCCATCTTCAAAATAAAGGCTTTAAAGCAGTAAACTTAAAAGAGAGTATTCTTGGCTGGGTTATGAAGGGACAAAAGGTTTACAGTAAAGACATAGAAACGAATAAAGTTCACGTTTATAGTGACGCTTGGAATTTACTTCCTAAAGGATACATAGGAGTCTACAAATAG
- a CDS encoding aminotransferase class IV, protein MYEVTQTFNKKIFKLEEHLDRLWFSASKLGMPITLSREEITLQIQRVVDATDAQNIYIRIVLTRGEGEIGLDPALATNNNLIIITKALAANPTWWYEKGVHMVVAQILRNSVNAVDPNIKSGNYLNNVLAISEAKNKGAFDAIMLNAKGQITEATTSNIWIVKDNILFTPPIETGLLGGITRKSLIEIARDHGYVVKEENFNADQLKAADECFLTSTTKMIVPITKIDNEFIANGQPGTTTQKLLKLYKETFGI, encoded by the coding sequence ATCTATGAAGTCACTCAAACCTTTAATAAGAAAATTTTTAAACTTGAAGAGCACTTAGATAGGCTGTGGTTTAGTGCAAGTAAACTAGGTATGCCAATAACTCTTTCTAGAGAAGAAATAACTCTACAAATACAAAGGGTGGTAGATGCCACTGATGCTCAGAATATCTATATAAGAATTGTTCTCACTCGAGGAGAAGGAGAAATAGGACTCGACCCTGCTCTTGCAACCAATAATAACCTAATTATTATTACTAAAGCTTTAGCAGCGAACCCTACGTGGTGGTATGAGAAAGGAGTGCATATGGTTGTTGCACAAATTCTTAGAAATTCAGTAAATGCCGTGGACCCAAATATTAAGTCAGGAAATTACTTGAATAATGTTCTCGCCATAAGTGAGGCCAAGAACAAGGGCGCATTTGACGCTATTATGTTAAATGCTAAAGGACAAATAACTGAAGCAACCACTTCCAATATTTGGATTGTCAAAGACAATATCTTATTCACTCCTCCAATTGAGACTGGTCTGCTTGGAGGGATTACACGAAAGTCACTTATTGAAATAGCAAGAGACCATGGTTACGTCGTCAAAGAGGAAAACTTCAATGCCGATCAGTTAAAGGCTGCTGATGAATGCTTTTTAACAAGTACTACTAAGATGATTGTACCGATTACAAAAATCGATAACGAATTCATTGCTAATGGGCAACCTGGAACGACAACACAGAAGTTACTTAAACTCTACAAAGAAACATTTGGAATATAA
- the adeD gene encoding adenine deaminase, with protein sequence MNMLQQKNTQQLSREELKHVLSVARGDGEIDILIKNVKILDLVNGEVNESAIAIAGKTIAGTGLEYLDQKAKRIIDAKGATAVPGFIDGHLHIESSMMHPFEFERLTLPLGTTTAICDPHEITNVMGDKGFSWFLRCSELMNQNLFVQVSSCVPALPGFETNGGPFPLEKMKKYKEHKNVLGLAEMMNFPGVINAFDDVLDKVEEFQELNLDGHCPLLQGKELNAYIAAGIQNCHETITQEEGKEKLSKGMSLIIREGSVAKNLKTLAPLVNDFNSCQCLLCTDDRNPYEIFNEGHINYLIKKMINEIGIAPHVAYRLSSFSAAKHFGLKRLGLIAPGRQADIVLIQDLKKVDIQDVFMKGVPVKELNLPDQIQQKLDQSAPPIENTMKRAPLSAEEIKFNITAGTYNVIEIVKDEIITNHLKIKHDGKSFDSDDIRLISVIERYGKNIKPALGLVKGSGLKSGAIASSVAHDSHNIIVIGENEEQMTIAANKLIEMGGGFCVVDNNKVTASLALPIAGLLSLENAEVITEGIIELKKACQDIGVHLNEPFIQMAFLALPVIPSLKITDKGLVDVTKFEFINLKDD encoded by the coding sequence ATAAATATGTTACAGCAAAAGAACACTCAACAGTTATCAAGAGAAGAGCTCAAACATGTACTAAGCGTTGCTCGAGGAGATGGTGAGATTGATATTCTCATAAAGAATGTAAAGATTCTTGATCTTGTTAACGGAGAAGTTAATGAAAGCGCTATTGCAATTGCAGGAAAGACAATTGCAGGAACTGGTCTGGAGTATTTAGATCAAAAAGCGAAGCGAATAATTGATGCTAAAGGGGCAACTGCTGTTCCTGGTTTTATAGATGGTCACCTACATATTGAATCCTCAATGATGCATCCTTTTGAATTTGAAAGACTGACTCTTCCCCTTGGAACGACCACAGCGATTTGTGACCCTCATGAAATAACAAATGTTATGGGTGATAAAGGGTTTAGCTGGTTTTTACGTTGTAGTGAACTTATGAATCAAAACCTATTTGTACAAGTTAGCTCATGCGTCCCTGCCCTACCTGGCTTCGAAACGAATGGAGGGCCATTCCCGCTAGAGAAAATGAAAAAGTATAAAGAGCATAAGAATGTTCTAGGTCTTGCCGAAATGATGAATTTTCCCGGCGTTATTAATGCTTTCGATGATGTTCTAGATAAAGTAGAAGAGTTCCAAGAACTTAACTTAGATGGACACTGCCCCCTATTACAAGGAAAGGAGCTTAACGCATATATCGCAGCAGGGATTCAAAATTGCCATGAGACCATCACTCAAGAAGAGGGAAAAGAAAAGCTCTCTAAAGGAATGTCTCTTATTATAAGAGAAGGAAGTGTTGCCAAAAACTTAAAAACACTGGCCCCTCTAGTAAATGACTTTAACTCTTGCCAATGTCTACTTTGTACAGACGATAGAAACCCGTATGAAATCTTTAATGAAGGACATATCAATTACCTTATAAAGAAAATGATTAATGAGATAGGAATAGCTCCTCATGTTGCTTATCGACTAAGTTCATTTTCTGCAGCTAAACACTTTGGTCTCAAGAGATTGGGACTCATTGCTCCTGGACGCCAGGCAGATATTGTACTCATTCAAGACTTAAAGAAAGTAGATATTCAAGATGTGTTCATGAAAGGTGTTCCTGTTAAGGAGTTAAATCTTCCAGACCAAATTCAGCAAAAGCTGGATCAATCGGCTCCTCCAATCGAAAATACGATGAAAAGAGCTCCACTTAGTGCAGAAGAAATAAAGTTCAATATCACTGCAGGAACATATAACGTAATCGAAATTGTTAAAGATGAAATCATTACTAATCATTTAAAAATAAAGCATGATGGAAAGAGTTTTGACTCAGATGATATTAGGCTTATTTCTGTAATTGAAAGATATGGAAAAAATATTAAACCTGCTCTAGGACTTGTAAAAGGTTCTGGGCTTAAATCTGGAGCAATAGCTTCCTCTGTCGCTCATGACTCTCACAATATAATTGTTATCGGAGAGAATGAGGAACAAATGACCATAGCAGCTAATAAGCTTATCGAAATGGGTGGTGGTTTCTGTGTTGTGGACAATAATAAAGTTACAGCAAGTCTAGCTCTACCTATCGCAGGCCTTCTAAGTCTTGAAAATGCTGAAGTCATTACAGAAGGTATTATTGAACTTAAAAAGGCATGTCAGGATATTGGAGTTCACTTAAATGAGCCATTTATCCAAATGGCATTCTTAGCGCTTCCGGTTATCCCAAGCCTAAAGATCACAGACAAAGGACTTGTAGATGTTACGAAGTTTGAATTTATAAACTTAAAAGATGATTAA
- a CDS encoding DUF4442 domain-containing protein — MIKRITPKTVLKYIRWWPPLLASGIAVESFNDDLSIVTVRMKQHFFNTNYVGSHYGGSIFSMTDPFCMFMLLHKLKKDHIIWDQGASIEFVNPAKGTIRATFKISDERVREIEQNCLNNFSHRPIFDVEVIDENGQVVARVNKTLYIRRKDAKKRFPKKVNT; from the coding sequence ATGATTAAAAGAATAACTCCTAAGACAGTTTTAAAGTATATCCGCTGGTGGCCACCTTTGCTCGCCAGTGGAATAGCCGTTGAATCTTTTAATGATGATTTGAGTATTGTTACCGTTAGAATGAAACAACACTTTTTTAATACGAACTATGTTGGCTCTCACTACGGCGGCTCTATCTTTAGCATGACTGATCCTTTTTGTATGTTCATGCTGCTACATAAACTTAAAAAAGATCATATTATCTGGGATCAGGGCGCAAGTATTGAGTTTGTAAATCCGGCCAAAGGCACTATTCGCGCGACTTTTAAAATTAGTGATGAAAGAGTTAGAGAAATAGAACAAAATTGTCTTAATAACTTTAGCCATCGACCAATTTTTGATGTTGAGGTTATAGATGAAAATGGACAAGTAGTTGCGAGAGTGAATAAAACTCTCTACATTCGAAGAAAAGATGCAAAGAAGAGATTTCCTAAGAAAGTAAATACCTAA
- the rpsD gene encoding 30S ribosomal protein S4 gives MAKATTGKSRFKIQRALGLELPGLGKAGALERRPYGPGVHGNRRKKVSDYAVRLKEKQKLVYHYGLREKQLVSYVKQAKKIKTRAWMDTLILNLESRLNNVIFRLNWAPSMAAASQMVAHGQVLVNGKKVDKSSFVVKKGDVLTLSDKGYANQIYKGSVESPRMATVPACFNIEADKKKATMIDAPLTSDIPFEFEQQLVIEYYWKVK, from the coding sequence ATGGCAAAAGCAACTACGGGAAAATCTCGTTTTAAAATTCAAAGAGCTCTAGGGCTTGAACTTCCAGGTCTTGGTAAAGCTGGAGCACTAGAAAGAAGGCCATACGGTCCAGGTGTTCACGGAAACAGAAGAAAGAAAGTTTCTGACTATGCTGTTCGTCTTAAAGAAAAGCAAAAATTAGTTTACCACTACGGACTACGTGAAAAACAACTAGTTAGTTATGTTAAGCAAGCTAAGAAAATTAAAACAAGAGCATGGATGGATACACTTATCCTTAACCTAGAGTCTAGACTTAACAATGTTATCTTTAGATTAAACTGGGCACCATCAATGGCTGCAGCTTCTCAAATGGTTGCTCACGGTCAAGTTCTTGTAAATGGTAAGAAAGTTGATAAGTCTTCATTCGTAGTTAAAAAAGGTGATGTACTTACTCTATCTGACAAAGGTTATGCGAATCAAATTTATAAAGGTTCTGTAGAGTCTCCAAGAATGGCAACTGTTCCAGCATGTTTCAATATTGAAGCAGATAAGAAGAAAGCAACTATGATTGATGCTCCTCTTACTTCTGACATTCCATTCGAATTCGAGCAACAGCTTGTGATCGAATATTACTGGAAAGTAAAATAA
- the rarD gene encoding EamA family transporter RarD produces MNKGYIQGIFAFSFWGVVAIYWKELSSIDSYELLGHRIIWGILTLLIIFSFKWPTQKLKSCLDTKAKRIGLLSTSILIFVNWFVFVWAVGNGHVLEASIGYFINPLVNVALGVFILKEQLRAKQKVAVFLATIGLIILLTNGVGRPEISIVLASSFGLYGLIRKKIGIPSLEGLFFEMCFCLIPVGLLLLYRFNLGRVVFFDIGHYEKFMAMLAGIVTLTPLLAFNMAVKKIPLTSIGLLQYIAPSLQFILAVFFYGENFSQTHLFAFFFIWIALIIYTTDLLQFNSRNKRGELIET; encoded by the coding sequence ATGAATAAAGGTTATATACAAGGTATTTTTGCTTTCTCTTTTTGGGGCGTTGTTGCTATTTACTGGAAAGAGTTAAGTAGTATTGACTCTTATGAGCTCCTCGGTCACAGAATCATATGGGGCATTCTCACATTACTAATAATATTTTCTTTTAAATGGCCTACTCAGAAGCTTAAGAGTTGTCTCGATACTAAAGCTAAACGTATTGGTCTACTTTCAACCTCAATCCTTATTTTTGTTAATTGGTTTGTTTTTGTATGGGCCGTTGGCAATGGGCATGTGCTTGAAGCAAGCATAGGCTATTTTATAAACCCTTTAGTCAATGTCGCTTTAGGGGTCTTTATTTTAAAGGAACAACTTAGAGCTAAGCAGAAGGTCGCCGTCTTCTTGGCCACTATTGGACTTATTATTCTCCTTACAAATGGAGTAGGCAGACCCGAGATCTCTATTGTCCTAGCAAGTAGCTTTGGACTTTATGGTCTCATCAGAAAGAAGATAGGAATACCATCCCTTGAAGGACTCTTCTTCGAAATGTGTTTTTGCCTAATCCCTGTCGGCCTTCTTTTATTATATCGCTTCAATCTAGGAAGAGTTGTTTTCTTTGATATTGGTCATTACGAAAAATTTATGGCCATGCTTGCTGGAATTGTGACTTTGACTCCCTTGCTTGCTTTTAATATGGCGGTTAAGAAAATACCTCTCACTTCAATTGGACTTTTACAATATATTGCCCCGTCATTACAATTTATTCTTGCTGTTTTCTTCTACGGCGAAAACTTTTCCCAAACACACTTATTCGCCTTTTTCTTTATTTGGATTGCGCTAATTATTTATACGACTGACCTTCTTCAATTTAATTCAAGAAATAAAAGAGGAGAGTTAATTGAAACATAA
- a CDS encoding YiiX/YebB-like N1pC/P60 family cysteine hydrolase: MKLLILFLLCFRVSATEFQKFEKHLEYIRTHNYSSINKKHFAIYQHTLNLGSYSLDYLNTRQNGNGLFLELIKESWRSYIKITKELQADHNLLKVSELTGEQALNQLFIIERTQSLYNTYMDNKQTRVILKDQSLVLENKLKSFLETTLSSKVRDRINSIIKIVERNEVENKFESIIFTKYSNKEALNSFANLDAHVSDFFSRLLTISTNSLSYSFGAIAGPIEWGDGGQLRNDRAAIDKIYQELKPLDIIFEKKAYKLTDYTIPGYWGHNAVWLGTKEQLIELGIWESKELDPFRDRIENGQSIFEMRKWGITFANYEKWINMDAYASIRVKGILEKSKEDLLKIFRIFGEQMDKSYDFGFNADTSFKITCSEVIYLAYGDYNWPTERIFGRNTISPNGMAEAIFYKNSPYQFVSYVTGDEDKGATFHSKEYFANLMGFNAKKDGSFKKRYNECRLKYKRIRRGSIKLINHCIKKEKYLSL; the protein is encoded by the coding sequence ATGAAATTACTTATCCTATTTCTACTGTGCTTTAGAGTCTCTGCTACTGAATTTCAAAAATTTGAGAAACATCTCGAATATATAAGAACTCATAACTACTCGAGTATTAATAAGAAGCATTTCGCAATTTATCAGCACACCCTAAATCTAGGAAGTTACTCCCTAGACTATTTAAATACGAGACAAAATGGGAATGGACTCTTTCTTGAGCTAATTAAAGAGAGCTGGAGAAGTTATATTAAAATAACAAAAGAGCTTCAAGCGGATCACAATTTACTAAAAGTTAGTGAGTTAACTGGTGAACAGGCCTTGAACCAATTATTCATTATTGAGAGAACACAATCTCTATACAATACATATATGGATAATAAGCAAACGAGGGTTATTCTTAAAGATCAATCATTAGTACTAGAAAATAAGCTGAAATCCTTTTTAGAAACTACACTAAGTTCAAAGGTAAGAGATCGCATAAACTCTATCATCAAAATTGTTGAGAGAAATGAAGTTGAAAATAAATTCGAATCAATTATTTTTACGAAGTACAGTAATAAAGAAGCTCTAAATTCATTTGCAAATCTTGATGCTCACGTCAGTGACTTCTTTAGCAGGCTCTTAACAATATCAACGAACTCATTGAGCTATTCATTTGGAGCAATAGCTGGCCCTATTGAATGGGGAGATGGTGGACAACTAAGAAATGATCGAGCAGCTATAGATAAAATCTACCAGGAATTGAAACCATTAGATATTATCTTTGAGAAAAAAGCCTATAAGCTTACAGACTACACAATTCCGGGATACTGGGGACATAATGCAGTTTGGCTAGGAACTAAAGAGCAATTAATTGAATTAGGAATTTGGGAAAGCAAGGAGCTTGACCCCTTCAGAGATAGAATCGAAAATGGTCAATCGATTTTCGAAATGAGAAAATGGGGTATAACTTTTGCTAATTATGAAAAGTGGATAAATATGGATGCCTACGCCTCTATAAGAGTAAAAGGGATCTTAGAAAAATCTAAAGAAGATTTGCTTAAAATCTTTAGAATTTTTGGCGAGCAGATGGATAAGTCCTATGACTTTGGATTTAATGCTGATACATCATTTAAAATAACTTGCTCAGAAGTAATATACTTGGCCTATGGTGACTATAATTGGCCTACAGAGAGAATTTTTGGAAGAAATACTATTAGTCCAAATGGTATGGCCGAGGCTATTTTTTATAAGAACTCCCCTTATCAATTTGTCTCTTACGTTACAGGAGATGAAGATAAAGGAGCGACATTTCACTCAAAGGAATACTTTGCAAATCTTATGGGTTTTAATGCTAAAAAAGATGGTTCTTTTAAAAAGAGATATAACGAGTGCAGACTAAAATACAAGAGGATTAGAAGAGGTTCTATAAAACTTATCAATCATTGTATTAAGAAAGAAAAATATCTTTCTCTATAA